In Setaria italica strain Yugu1 chromosome IX, Setaria_italica_v2.0, whole genome shotgun sequence, the genomic stretch GGCTATGGAGATGGCGAGCCTGATGCAAGGCTCGTTCTTGTTTGCGAACATCGGTGCCGTGGTGCTAAGAGACCATTTCGACACTCAGAGTTGGTCCAGGGCAGTCAGAAGAATAAGAGAGTACTTGCAAAAGAATGTCTCCTTGTTTGGCGAGTACACAGATGATATCAAGGATAAGGATCATCCTCGGTTTACCTGGAGCCTGATCAATCAGAAACCCGACAGATACTGTATGCTCTATGACATTTACGAAAGAGGCTCCCAGGAGGAGGTCCCAGAGATACCATATTCAGATATGCTAGCCGGGTGTGCTCAACCGCGAGGGGAGTACGATATACTTTTCTGGAGATCTCGAATTCCACCGTACCTTAACTACGTATGTAAATGCGAGATCCTTGATATGTAGGCATTATACGAACATACTTGTTCTTCCAGAGGAAGTGGGTATGCTTGGACTCTTGACTCGCTCCTCAGTGCTCTGATGGTGGTTTTGCTTCtcctattaaaaaataaaagcaaaatacaaaatcaaaGACCCCTGTGTATGCTGATGTATGGTGAATTGACTTTTGTGCTCTTTCAGTTCAGCTGATGTCATGTCATGTAAATTGCGTTAATATTTTTTTCCAAATGTCAAACCGGTGACTAATCCAATTGTAATGACACATGTGAGCAGGTTGCCTGGAGAGGGGCCAACGGCCACTATTCTGAGCAAGTTTTGTTAGGCCATTCTCAATGTTTCACGAGGGTTTCAAACTCATTAAATGACATGCTATATAGGTAAAAGTGGTGACATAGCATAAAATTTATAGAGAGAGAGGAATTGGGTTTTATGGGGATGAAACCCTGTGTACACGGTTACCTAGACTTTGAAATATGATGAAACTTGAGAGCATTTTGTTTCATCTCCATAACTTTTGTCGATCCTATGTGGCTATGGTTAGTGTGCCACTACTACAATTACAAGTGGTTACATATTCATATGACATATTTGATCTCAACACCATACAACAATTAAATACTATGAGTAGCCTATGAAATCGTGACATGAAACTGTGCATTGTGAGGAGCtatttcattcatcaacttAAATCTTTAAAGATGATGTGGCACTCTTGGAAACGGTGTAATGAAACTCTTCAGCTTATTACATCACCCATGCATAAGGTCATCGTGGCTTATTACATCATTCGAGCAAATGATATTAAATGGAGGGAAACTAAGCAATTCAGAGCATAAAAAGGCTATATGCATCATCAAAGAGTAGATGACATATTTCGTGATAAATTTATAAAAACAATCCGATCgatgttgtagatgttgatGTATTTTCTTATAAACTTGTTGAAAGTTagataaatttggttaaacaTGTTATAAAGGGGAGTGATCAGTAGGAACGGAGGCTAGCCCGTTTATAAAAAGTTCCAAACCACGGGAACCCGCCCGGTTTCCTCTCCGCGCTCTCCATCATGGCCCCGGCGTCCGGGACGCAGCACATCCTCCAGCAGCGCGCCCACGGCCTCGTACGAGGACCCTCCCGCCtccaccgcgcgccgcgcgcgtccGCCGATCTCCCCCGCTCTCCGCCGCAGCGCCTTGTCTGCCAGTGCGCTGCGCACCCGCTCTGCCACCGCCTCCCTGCCCACCACGACTCCGcccagcgcctcgcctccccacACGTACCCCCTCTCGGCGCCCATGGCGACGCCCGTGCCGGCGATCCCCACCACCAGCGCCTCGTTGTAGAACTGCTCCGCGAACACTGGCCAGGTCAGCACCGggacgcccgccgccgccgcctcggtcACCGCACcccacccgcagtgcgtcacGAACGCGCCCACTGCCGCGTGCCGCAGCACCGCCACCTGCGGGGCCCAGCCCCTAACCACGAGCCCGCGacccggcgccgcggcgtctatgtccgggagcggcggcgcgctctTATCTCCGACGACCCACACGAAGTTCGCGCCGGAGTAGGCGAGGCCCATGCCGAGCTCCGACACCTGCTCGCGCGGGAACCGGGTGAGGCTGCCGAAGCAGACGTACACCACTGACCGCACGGGCTTTGTGTCCAGCCACtcgagcacgcgcgcggcctcCGCTGCGGCGACGGCCTCCCCTCCGCGGCCGCGCTCCAGggtgtcgtcgccgtcgccgttcaCGAAGCAAACCGGACCGACGGCGAACACCGGTTTCCCCGTAACCTTCTCGTAGTGCTCGACATACCTCTGTTCGAGGTCCGCGAACGAGTTCACGACCCACCCGGCCGTGGCGCGCTCGACGTCGAACATGCGGTTCAAGAACTCCCGCGAGTCCGCGCCGGGGAGCGTCGCCTCGGCGAGCCTCGACCTGGTGAGCCGCACCGGGTCGGGGAGTCCCGGCACGAGGAACGGTTCGGTGTCCGACGCCACGCCGTTCTGCGGGCTGTGGAGCAGGAGCGCACGCTGCACCGAGAGTGCGAAGCACCCCGTGCCGGTGAACGCGTACCGCGGGATCCCGAGCTCGGGAGCAGCGGTGGCAGCCCACGGGAGGACGCCGTCGAACACGACGGCATCGGCAGGGTGGCGGCGCAGGAGGTCAGCGAAGAGCGGCGCGAGgaggtcgacggcgacggcgaaaGGCCCGGCGAGCTCGCGGTTGGGGAGGTCGTCGGCGCTTTCGTGGCCGCCCGTGAGGCCGGCGGCCTCGGCCGGCAGCGTGAGCGCGTGGACGCGGATGCGgaggcccgcggcggcggcgcgggcgacgggGCCGCCGAGCCTGGCGGCGTTGGCGCGCGTGAGGACGAGCGTGGCGTCGGCGCCGCGGGACGCGAAGAGGCGGGCGAGGTCGGACATCGGCAGCGCGTGCCCCGGCGTCGGGAACGGGATGAAGTACatgcgcggcggcgccgtgtcCCCCGACGACGCGACGGAAGTCGACGACGGCCGCATGGCGCAGGTCGGCGCGAGGAGAGCTGCGATGGCAGTGGTGGTCGGGCGATGGGAGTGCAGGCCAGGACGCAGTGTGCACGGTGGATGGCACATGCAATTGCGCAATGCTCTCATATAGAGGCGTTGTACTTGTACGCCTTCAAACGCAAAGAGGATGAGGGTGCCTTTTTCCAAGGGATTaagtttagtttagtttgttATCTGAAAGATTAGACGTGTTAATGAGTTAGATGTTAATGAGTTATGACTGTCAGTTTAGTTTGTTATCTGAAAGACATGCATATGGCAtttcttggcttcttgcctCTAACAACCTTAGGTACAGACAAATATCCAGAGACAATAGAGATTAAGTTCTTTTCATCCTTGTTCTGAGTAAAAGTAATACTGGTCAGTCATGACATTCCTTTTGCTAGTCTGTCGAGAGGCCAATATTCTGGATCAAACACATAACAGCTGGATCCTTCAGTAATTCCCTGCTAATCTGAAAAACCGAATATCTTACTGAATTTTATGATGTCAGCTTCAAATACACAAGCAGTATATGTTAGTCAAAATAAAGAATTCATCTGATAACTCTTGCTATTATTCATTTATCTGTAATTAGGCAACAAAAGACAATCCATATGAAGTACATTACAGTCAAAACACTCAGGGCACACTACCCCTGTTCACTGTGACCTATATGACCCGCTACAGCAGATGGAAGGGCAGGGAATGTCGATGTAGATTGTAGAGTCCTCTCGAACAACCAGCAACATTTTTTTCTGGGATTTCTACCATTTAACTTTAAGCCACGGCAGGCATGTCCTTGAGCCAGGGATCAAGGGGCTTTCCAATGGAGTAAACAATGAAGCCGATCTCCCGCATCTTCTCAGCATCAATTACGTTGCGACCGTCAAACAAGAATGCAGGTTTCTGCATGCTATCATAGATCTTCTTGTAGTCGAGTGTCTTGAACTCATCCCACTCAGTCAAGATGCAGATACCATGCGCCCCCTTGGTGGCTTCATACGCATCCCAGGTCACAGAGACCTGCTTCACTGCGGTTGGGCTCATTGGCTGCAGGTGGATTGGGTGGTCCCAGTCGAACTTGTTCATCGCGAGATCACGTTGGATCTGTTCCTCTGTCACCTGCGGGTCGTAGATGCTAATCTTAGCTTTGTCTCCAAGGAGTCCCTTACAGACATCAATGGCGGCGGTCTCCCTCGTGTCACCGGTATCCTTCTTGAATGCAAAACCGAGAACTGCAATCTTCTTTCCAGAGACAGTGTTGAACATAGAAGACACAACACGGTTCACGAATCTGCTCTTCTGGTAATCATTGATCTTGATAACCTGCTTCCAGTAGTTGGCGACCTCAGGCAGTCCATTGCACTCACAGATGTATACAAGGTTGAGGATGTCCTTCTGGAAGCAGGAGCCTCCAAAACCAACACTAGCATTCAAGAATTTGGGTCCAATCCTTGAATCCTTGCCAACAGCATAGGCCACCTCTGCCACATTGGCACCAGTGGCCTCACACAGAGCAGAGATTGCATTCACTGATGAGATCCTTTGAGCCAAGAAGGCATTTGCAGCAAGCTTGGACAGCTCCGCTGACCATAGGTTGGTTGTGAGAATACGGTCCTCAGGGACCCAATTGGCATATACATCCTTCAGGGCCTTAACAGCCTTCTGGCCCTCTGGAGTCTCCCGACCACCGATGAGCACACGGTCAGGCTTGAAAAGGTCCTCAATTGCTGTGCCCTCCGCAAGGAATTCAGGGTTTGAGAGGATCTGGAACTTGATTCCCTTGCTATTGTGTGCCAAGATCTTCTCAATGGCTTCAGCAGTCTTGACAGGGACAGTGGACTTCTCAACCACAATCTTGTCGGACTTGGCCACATCTGCAATCATGCGGGCTGCACTCTCCCAGTAGGTTAGATCCGCGGCTTTGCCAGCCCCAAGGCCACGGGTCTTGGTTGGTGTGTTTACAGAGACAAAGATGATATCAGCCTCAGCAACATGCTTCTCAATATCATTGCTGAAGAAGAGATTCCTGCCACGGCACTgcttgaccacttcatcaaggCCTGGTTCATAAATAGGGAGCTGATCGCTGTTCCATGCTGCGATGCGTGGAACAGAAATGTCAACGACACAAACTTCAATAGCAGGGCATTTCAGTGCAATGACAGCCATGGTTGGGCCGCCAACATATCCAGCACCGAGGCAGCATATCTTCACCATCTTTCTTAAACTATCTGAGTAACTGCACGTGGAAAATGAGAATACTGACATTAGTTACCTTAGAAAGCATGATTCATTGTGGCAAGAGATTTTGGAGCTGTAAAAGAAGTATGGTGAAGACAATGATAAATTATGTCAGGTACTAAGAATTAAGTGCACAAGGTTTCAGGTTGTCGTCAGCATTAACAACTATTTTATTTGCTGGAAAACTGGTATGAGCAAATAGTTAACGACAAAGTCTTGACATATTATGCACAAAGACTCCAAATTATTTATTCTCCCAGATATTTCACAGAAGATTTTCGAGCTGTAAAAGAAGTAAGGTGAAGACAATAAACAAATCATTTCAGATATACTAAGAATTAAGTGCACAAGGTTTCCGGTTGTCGTTAGCATTAACAACCATTTTATTTGATCGAAAAGCCGGTAGAGCAAATAGATAACAACAAAATCTTGATAAACTGAACTATTGATACAATAGAAGAGATGTAGGGTGCAATGGTGTGCATCCATTGAATAGCAGCTGACATTCACATTATGGAAGTGTATCAACCTAGTGAGACTTGTGTCAACAGAGATCAGACGATTCATTCTTGGCATAATAAGCCACCAATACTGCCAAGAGCAATTTTGGCAGGCATGC encodes the following:
- the LOC101753007 gene encoding scopoletin glucosyltransferase gives rise to the protein MFDVERATAGWVVNSFADLEQRYVEHYEKVTGKPVFAVGPVCFVNGDGDDTLERGRGGEAVAAAEAARVLEWLDTKPVRSVVYVCFGSLTRFPREQVSELGMGLAYSGANFVWVVGDKSAPPLPDIDAAAPGRGLVVRGWAPQVAVLRHAAVGAFVTHCGWGAVTEAAAAGVPVLTWPVFAEQFYNEALVVGIAGTGVAMGAERGYVWGGEALGGVVVGREAVAERVRSALADKALRRRAGEIGGRARRAVEAGGSSYEAVGALLEDVLRPGRRGHDGERGEETGRVPVVWNFL
- the LOC101784716 gene encoding UDP-glucose 6-dehydrogenase 4; its protein translation is MVKICCLGAGYVGGPTMAVIALKCPAIEVCVVDISVPRIAAWNSDQLPIYEPGLDEVVKQCRGRNLFFSNDIEKHVAEADIIFVSVNTPTKTRGLGAGKAADLTYWESAARMIADVAKSDKIVVEKSTVPVKTAEAIEKILAHNSKGIKFQILSNPEFLAEGTAIEDLFKPDRVLIGGRETPEGQKAVKALKDVYANWVPEDRILTTNLWSAELSKLAANAFLAQRISSVNAISALCEATGANVAEVAYAVGKDSRIGPKFLNASVGFGGSCFQKDILNLVYICECNGLPEVANYWKQVIKINDYQKSRFVNRVVSSMFNTVSGKKIAVLGFAFKKDTGDTRETAAIDVCKGLLGDKAKISIYDPQVTEEQIQRDLAMNKFDWDHPIHLQPMSPTAVKQVSVTWDAYEATKGAHGICILTEWDEFKTLDYKKIYDSMQKPAFLFDGRNVIDAEKMREIGFIVYSIGKPLDPWLKDMPAVA